In Helianthus annuus cultivar XRQ/B chromosome 8, HanXRQr2.0-SUNRISE, whole genome shotgun sequence, a single genomic region encodes these proteins:
- the LOC118480959 gene encoding secreted RxLR effector protein 161-like — protein sequence MENSKKEGVPMTKGTVLNKSQSPSTDIEIKRMEVVPYASAIGSIMYAMLCTRPDVSHALSMTSHYQQTPGIAHWTAVKNILKYLRRTKDMSLVFGGVEEELTIRCYTDASFQTNRDDSRSQSGFVFIVNGGAISWKSSKQSVVADSTTESEILPH from the coding sequence atggaaaactccaagaaagAAGGTGTTCCTATGACTAAAGGGACTGTGTTGAACAAATCGCAATCTCCTTCAACGGACATTGAAATTAAGCGAATGGAAGTAGTTCCATATGCTTCAGCGATTGGTTCTATCATGTATGctatgttatgtactagacctgACGTCTCGCATGCTTTAAGCATGACTAGTCATTATCAGCAAACTCCTGGCATTGCCCATTGGACTGCTGTTAAGAACATTCTGAAGTATCTGAGAAGAACTAAAGATATGTCCTTAGTATTTGGAGGAGTAGAAGAAGAGCTCACTATAAGATGTTACACTGATGCCAGTTTTCAAACTAACCGAGATGACTCTCGCTCTCAATCAGGTTTTGTATTCATTGTAAATGGAGGAGctatctcatggaagagctcCAAGCAGAGTGTGGTGGCGGATTCAACCACCGAATCTGAAATATTGCCGCATTAG